The genome window TGCCGAATATCAACTTTTAAAAGTCATACGGCGGTTCATAGCACTATTTATATACTTGTCCTTATCCTTACGAGTCACAGCACTGCTGATACAACTCCAAAGCTACCACTCCAAAGCTTCCACGACTCCGCCGTTGCCGGCGGCCGCCGTCACGGGACCCCACGGCGTGGGCGCAGCTTCGTCACCAACCACGTCACCACCTCCCACGCGCTGCGCGTTGGCCGCGCCTGGCCTAGTCATCAGACTCTCCACGTGCTGCCGTCACGGACCGGCCGTCCCGACCAGAGGCCCGGGGGCGTGTCGGGCCCACCGAACCACCTCAACCGCGGctgacgccacgccacgccaccgcGGCGCGGTTGGCGCGAACCCTGCGGTCGCCGTCGTCCTCTCGGCCTATCTCACACACACTATGACGGCATCCCCGTCCGTCGCTGACCTCACCGCCCTTTATATATCAGGCTGCTACTCCTCCTGCTGCCCATCACACGACGCCACAAATCGCAACTCCCAACCGAAACGAGAACAAGGACGCCGTGTAAAAACTCGCGCGCGCCCCAGGAAGGAGAGGAAGAGGGAGTAATGTACCAGGCCATCCCGTACAGCGCCGGCCGGCCGTGGCCGCGGCCCGCGCCGGCGATGGGCGTCGAGgccgcggcggcggtggcggaggAGGAGAGGCTGCTCGCGGCtgcacagcagcagcagccgtcggcgggggcggaggcggcggcgaggGGGGAGGAGGTGCGACGGGCGGTGGCGGAGTGCCCCGTGCTCGTGGTGGGGAAGCGCGGGTGCTGCCTCAGCCACGTGGTGAAGCGGCTGCTGCAGGGTCTCGGGGTCAACCCCGCCGTGCACGAGGTCGCCGACGGCGCCGAGGCGAAGCTTATTGCCGGGGTcgtcgacggcggcggcgacgTTGCCCTCCCGGCCGTGTTCGTCGGGGGCAGGCTCCTCGGCGGCCTCGACCGGCTCATGGCCGTGCACATCTCCGGCGACCTCGTGCCCATACTCAAGGACGCCGGCGCGCTGTGGCTCTGATGAGAGGACCAAGGCGTTCGTAGTCTCGCTCCcccgtccatccttccttggcctCTCCATCGTCGTCAGCTCCCCTTGTCCATGTTATTTTTAACTTGTTATTTTTACTCTATTAAATAGACCAGATAGGCATGCATATAGGACTTTTAACTCTTTCGGTAGAAACAGAATATTAGGTAGTTAGAACAATGGAGTACGTGTGTTAAGCGATTTACAGTATATATTTATCTTGGTTTCCCGTCATGTGAATATGAAAGAGTGCTGAAATTACCTGAGCTTTGAGTCCTGGACGTGTCATAATTG of Zea mays cultivar B73 chromosome 8, Zm-B73-REFERENCE-NAM-5.0, whole genome shotgun sequence contains these proteins:
- the LOC100281023 gene encoding Grx_I1 - glutaredoxin subgroup III, with translation MYQAIPYSAGRPWPRPAPAMGVEAAAAVAEEERLLAAAQQQQPSAGAEAAARGEEVRRAVAECPVLVVGKRGCCLSHVVKRLLQGLGVNPAVHEVADGAEAKLIAGVVDGGGDVALPAVFVGGRLLGGLDRLMAVHISGDLVPILKDAGALWL